The Salvelinus alpinus chromosome 30, SLU_Salpinus.1, whole genome shotgun sequence genomic interval tttattggaggaccaaaaaagccgataccgattaatcggccaatttctatatatatttgtaataatgacaatttcaACGATACCGAATGAACAATGaacccttttattttaacttaatataatacataaataaaatatatttagtctcaaatgaataatgaaacatgttcaatttgggtTAAATAATGCGAAAAGAAAGTAAAAATGCAATATATGCCTTGTAAAAAAGCTAGCGTTTAAAtttcttgctcagaacatgagaacatgtgaaagctggtggttcaatattcccagttaagatgttttaggttgtagttattaaaggaattatgacgcgtcgactatttctctgtataccatttgtatttcatatacctttgactattggatggtcttacactatagtattgccagcctaatctcaagagttgataggcttgaagtcataaacagcgctgtgcttcaagcattgctaagagctgcttccaaatgcagtaaagtgctgtttgaatgaatgcttacgatcctgctgctgcctaccaccgctcagtcatactgctctatcaaattaattataataaacacacaaaaaTACGAGCCTTTGCTCATTAATATGGTccaatccggaaactataatttcgaaaacaaaacgtttactctttcagtgaaatacggaaccattccgtattttgtTGAACAGGTGGCAagcctaagtctaaatattgctgttacattgcacaaccttcaatattatgtacaattctggcaaatttattacggtctttgttaggaagaaacagTTTGCAACGATCCAGGcgacccaaactgttgcatataccctgactctgcttgcactgaacgcaagataAATGACAATtttcctagttaatattgcctgctaactaaatatgcaggtttaaaaaaatatatacttctgtgtattgattttaagaaaggcattgatgtttatggttaggtaaatTTGTGCAAAGaatgtgcttttttcgcgaatgcgcttttgtcaAATCATCACACTTTTGgaaaagttgaagtaggctgtgattcgatgataaattaacaggcaccgcattgattatatgcaacgcaggacaagctagttaacctagtaacatcatcaaccatgtgtagttaactagtgattatgtgaagattgattgttttataagaaaagtttaatgctagctagcaacttcccttggctccttgcagccacaaggtccttttgacgctgcactcacgtaacaggtggtcagcctgccacacagttTTCTCGTGGATtgtaatgtaatcggccataatcggcgtccaaaaaggacaattactgattgttatgaaaacttgaaatcggccctaattaatcggccatgccgattaatcggtcgacctctagtatggaTCTGTGCAAAACTGAGACAGTAAGtgtattttttaatttatttgaaGGATTCTTTCTCGCTGTTGAAAGATAAGGGCCATATGTTTCGAAAGCCATATTGCAAGCAATGATTATTGACGTTTCTAAGCGTTAAATCACAGAGTTGGGATTGTAGTTAACCTGAACCAGTCTTCGGTGAAGCTTATGGCTGAGAACTCTAGGAAGAAGGCAGAATGATACCTGGAGTTTGAGAgctacactatacagtgcattaggaTAGTATTAatacccttcactttttccacattttgttaagttacagccttattctgaaatggatcaagtaatttcccccccccccccccccatcaatctacacacaatacctcataaagacaaagtaaaaacaggttattagacttttttatttattaaaaagaaaaagcagaaataccttatttacataagtataccctcagagcaaaaaccaagccatgaggtcgaaggaattgtctgtagagctccgagacaggactgtgtcgagacacagatctgggcaagggtaccaaaaaatgtctgcagcattgaaggttcccaagaacacagtggcctccatcgttcttaaatgggagaattttggaaccatcaagactcttcctagacctggccacccggccaaactgagcaattgggggagaagggccttggtcagggaagtgaacgcaatctctggagagacctgaaaatagctgtgcagcgacgctccccatccaacctgacggagcttgagatgatctgcagaaaagaatgggaggaattaatttttcaaatgtatttctaaagctctttttacattagcaaatgtcacaaagtgctatacagaaaccccaaacagcaaacgatgtagaagcacggtggctaggaaaactccctagaaaggcacgAACCTAcgaagaaactcccaaaatacatgtgcctagcttgtagcgtcatacccaagacgactcgaggctgtaattgctgccaaagatgcgtcaacaaagtactgagtaaagggtctgaatacttatgtaaatgtgatttgagttttttttatttttaataaattagcaaaaagttctaaaagctgtttttgctttgtaattatggggtattgtgtgtagattgatgggggggacaatttaatcaattttagaataaggctgtatcgtaacaaaaagtgaaggggtctgaactttcccgaatgcactgtatatacaaaagtggACACCCTTCtaaatgagtggatttggttatttcagccacacccgttgctgatagtTGTTTgagcgcacagccatgcaatctccatagtcaaacattgacagtaaaatgaccttactgaagagctccatgactttcaacgtggcaccgtcacaggatgccacctttccaacgagtcagttagtcaaatttctccCCAGCTAGAGCAGCCCTGGTCAACTGTacgggctgttattgtgaagtggaaatgtctaggagcaacaacggttcagcagcaacgtggtaggccacacaaactcagagagcgggaccgccgagtgttgaagcgtgtaaaaatcgtctgtcctcggttacaacactcactaccgagttccaacctgcctctggaagcaacgttcgTCTGGAACTTCagaaaatgggtttccattgccgagcagccgcacacaagcctaagatcaccctacgcaatgccaagcgtcggctggagtggtgtaaagctcgccaccattggactctggagcagggggaaatgcgttctctggagtgatgaatcagcatcaccatctggcagtgCGACAGAATGAATCTGGTTTTGagagatgccaggagaacactatctGCCCCAGTagatagtgccaactgtaaagtttggtggtggaggaataatggtctggggctgtttttcatggttcgggctaggccccttagttccagtgaagggaaatcttaatgctacagcataaaattacattccagacaattctgtgctgcacaactttgtggcaacagtttgaggccttttcctctttcagcatgacaatgcccccatgcacaaagcgaggtccatacagaaatggtttgttgatcgatgtggaagaacttgactggcatagccctgacctcaactccatcttacacctttgggatgaatttgaacgGTGACTGCGAgataggcctaatcgcccaacatcagtgcccaacctcactaatgctcttgtggctgaatggcagcaatgttccaacatctagtggaaacccttcTCAGGAGGACGGTTATAGccgcatacttttggtcatgtagcatACTTCCTAACtaacttaactagctagctagttagaagGCTAAATCATGGTTGTAAAGTTAGCAAGGCTAAGTTGTATCATATTCTGCTGAATACTACTAGCCAACATTTTATTTTTCCCATTTGCGTTCTATCAGATATAGTGTAGCTGTTTGTTATAACTGCAAACTTGTTATTTTATACCCCTTTATCTCGCCTATGTTTAGTCAGGAAGAGACTTGCAACACTACCAGAGCCAGGCTAAGCAGCTCTGCCGCAAACTCAATGCCCAGAGCCCCAACAGATGTACCCTGGAGGCTGGGGTCATGTCTTTCCAGTAAGTATTGTTATAAGTGGATTTTCTtaatatattatattttttatatatcttTTATGTTTGTCTTAAATAATATCATAGTCACTACTGCATCCAGAGTGATATTGTTGGGGAAggttactacactgaacaaatatatcaacgcaacatgtaaagtgttggtttcatgagctgaataaaaaatcccagaaaagttccatacgcacaaaaagcttatttctgtcaaattttgtgcacaaatttgtttgcatcccagttggtgagcatttctccttcgccaagataatccatccacctgacaggtggcatatcaagaagctgattaaacagcatgatcattacacaggtgcaccttttgctggggacaataaaaggccacttgaaaatgtacagttttgtcacacaacacaatgccacagatgttttgagggcgtgcgcaattagcatgctgactgcaggaatgtataCCAGAGCTGTTACCACATAATTTAAtgataatttctctaccataaactgcctccaatgtcgttttggagaatttggcagtatgtccaaccagcctcagaaCCGCAAACCACacgtaaccacgccaacccaggacctccacatcaggcttcttcacGTGCGGGAGCGTCTGAGGGGggttgctgaggagtatttctgtctgtaataaagcccttttgtggggaaaaactaattttgATTGGCTGagtctggctccccagtgggtgggcctgactGCCAAgttggtgggcctatgccctccaaggcccacccatggctgcacccctgcccagtcatgtgaaatccatagattagggcctaaagaATTTGTCAATTTAGTGATTTTcttaatatgaactgtaactcagtaaaatctttgaaattgttgtttatatttttgttcagtataataagcTAATGAAGATGAatttctctttcacacacacagccaatagGATTGTAGTTGGAaggactagacacacacacactcaacaggCTCTCCTTGGCTGAACATGCAAAATTGTACCAAAAAGTTACTTATTAATTGAGTAACTATTGACTAACTGATAATAACCAGGCTGATGAGGCCTTAAGAACACATCCTTGTTTAAATTTGAATAACCAGCATACTGAAAACACTAACACTAAGTAACATGATTCATCTTCTATGCACAATTGTCATTTATATTTTGCATACAGCCTACCCACCATTCTATATTTACCAGTCAAGTAGCAGTCTTGTGTGATAATCAAAGGTGGAACTCTCTAGGACCTCCCCCTAAATCTCTGTTTATAATACTGTCATTATTATCTTTGTGTATTTCCTGGTATTAAGGAAGTTAAAGTGATGTTCAGATTGTGTCCTCACCGTTCATTTAGTATGCACCGCGGTGTGTCTGCTGTGTCATTCAGGGCCCAGAGTTTTTTGTGAGTAAACTAGGCAAGACTGGTTATGTGGACAGTGGTAACTCTGGAGACTATTACCCTTTTACGATAACTCCCTAGCCTGTCACTGGACGGATGCTGTGGGTCTATGTGGAAATCTCAATCAAGCTTCACGATAACTCTGTTACTTTCCACTAACATACTAATGTCTGTCTCCCCAGCTATGTATTAGAACATGGTGTATGCTACTTGGCCTTGTGCGAAGCTGTGTTTCCCAAGAAGCTGGTCTTTGGGTACCTGGAAGACCTCCAGACAGAATTCCATGAGCAGTATGGAAAGAAAGTCCCCACAGTCTCCAGGCCGTACTCTTTCATTGAGTTTGGTGAGAGGTTTTCTTTTTTCACTCATTATCGTCCCATTAAGACATCCCAGGCAAACAAAAAGCATTTGGGAAATGTCCTTTCCTTCATAATGCCTTTCCTTCATAACTCCTTTCCTTAATCCACACTGATGTAAAAAACCAACAACTAAATAAGTCTGGCAAAAGCAAATTCCCTGCTATATTGCTTTCCCCCATTCCATGTTTTTTGATTCAGTGCAGAGACAAGTAGACAACTATAGGATGCCACATTAGAGTAGGGtgtcaggtagcctagaggtaagagcgttgggccagtaacctgaaggtcgctggtttgaatcccttagccaacaaggtgaaaaatctgttggtgCCCTGAAGGAAGGCACtttaccctaattgctcctgtaagtcgctctggataagagggtctgctaaatgacttaatgtAATTGAGATGCACCATAAACCAACACTTAGTGTGTAATTGCGTCTCATACTTCCTCTGTCCTCAGACACGTACATCCAGAAAACAAAAAGAACCTACATTGACAGCAGGGCACGGAGGAACCTGGGCAGCATCAACACAGAACTGCAGGATGTCCAGCGGATCATGGTGGCAAACATTGAAGAGGTCCTGCAACGTGGAGAGGCCCTATCGGGTAATTTATAATAATTATACCTCACACAGTACACAGCCCTGGCATCAAACCCACCATACAGACATAAAATACACACAATTCATTTAAAAGGGATAGTTTAGCAGATGTtttcatacatacagttgaagtcagaagtttacataaacttaggttggagtcattaaaactcgtttttcaaccactccagaaatttcttgttaacaaactatagttttggcaaactTCGTgcacacaagtaatttttccaacaattgtttacagacagattatttcactcataattcactgtgtcacaattccagtgggtcagaagtttacatacactaagttgactgtgcctttaaactgcttggaaaattccagaaaatgatgtcagggctttagaagtttctgataggctaattgacataatttgagtcaattggaggtgtacctgtggatgtatttcaaggcctaccttcaaactcagcgcctctttgcttgacatcatgggaaatcaaaagaaatcagctaagacctcagaagaaaaattgtagacctccacaagtctggttcatccttgggagcaatttccaaactcctgaaggtaccacgttcatctgtacaaacaatagtacgcaagtataaacaccatgggaccacgcagccgtcataccgctcaggaaggagacgcgttctgtctcctagagattaacgtgctttggtgtgaaaagtgcaaatcaatcccagaacaacagcaaaggaccttgtgaagatgctggaggaaacagttacaaaagtatctatatccacagtaaaacgagtcatatatcgacataacctgaaaggccgctcagcaagaaagaaggcactgctcaaaaacctccattaaaaaagccagactatgctttgcaactgcacatgggtacaaagatcgtactttttggagaaatttcctctggtctgatgaaacaaaaatagaaccgtttggccataatgaccatttatgtttggaggaaaaagggggaggcttgcaagccgaagaacaccatcccaaccgtgaagca includes:
- the LOC139559559 gene encoding vesicle-trafficking protein SEC22b-B-like yields the protein MVLLTMIARVADGLPLAASMQEDEQSGRDLQHYQSQAKQLCRKLNAQSPNRCTLEAGVMSFHYVLEHGVCYLALCEAVFPKKLVFGYLEDLQTEFHEQYGKKVPTVSRPYSFIEFDTYIQKTKRTYIDSRARRNLGSINTELQDVQRIMVANIEEVLQRGEALSALDTKASNLSSLSKKYRSDAKYLNTRSTYAKIAAGAVFFITLIVYVRFWWI